The segment GAACGCGAAAAAGGCCGCACTCGGAACCGCGAGCGTCGAACCGAGTCGAGCGTAGATGTCCGACCAGTTTACTGCCACTACTATAGTCGCCGCGACGAACAGCGAGACGTAGGCACCTAGCGAGTAGGCAATCACGAACGCAACTGTGACGACCGACAGAATAGCCAGATTCGTCCGGCGAGAGTCAAACAGCACGTCCTCAGAGACGCCGTAGAGGAGTGGAACCGCGACTACGAAGAGTACGTCTGCAAGATACATCCCGAGCCACGATGGCTCCGGGAATAATGACGTGACGCGGTAGAACACGCCACCAGTATAGTACGTTCCGCCGACCTGCTGGTCAGTCAACAGCATGGGGTTCGTCAATTGGAGGAAGGCGAACGGCAGTTGATACTCGCGAGCAAAGAACTGATAAATTGCGAACAGGGAAACGAACACCGCAACGACTGCCGTCGCCCGGAAGAAGACTTTCAGTTCTGCCCGGCCGAGGTTGAGATTATAAATTCCGAGGACGACCCCGAAGAACGCTCCGAGTCGAAGGACGCCGAATACGAACTCTCGTATTCGAGCGGCGTCGCCGGAGAGGAGCGGCCAGACCCCCGTCGCTGTCGCCCAACCGAGCCAGAGCGCGAGCAGGAGGATACTCGAAGACCAACGGAGAGTTCCGCGTTGGACGACGCTAACGCCGCCAGCGACGACGATAGCGAGTCCGACTAACCAACTGAATTTGATTCCGATACTTCCGACTCTCAACGGAACGAACCCCACGAGTGGGAAGCTTGCAACCATAGCGACTGTGAGGAGGGCAGGAAGATTACGGACTCTCCGGAACCGCCCGAAGAAGTCGTTGTCGTTGTTGGACATCGAAGATAGTTATCGAGTTAGGTATTGGGACCTACTTAACATTTTTCGTACGACTGTATAACCATTTCAGCGGCTCTCTCGTACGTTTGTCGGTTCGCATACGCTCTCATCGACTCCACGTCTGCCTGCGTGTCACCGCGTGCCACCTCGGCGAGTGACTCGGCTAGTGCAGTCGGCGACCCGGCCTCGAAAATTGTTCCGAAGCCACGCTCCGTGACTCTTCGACCGAGCGTCCCGAAGTTCGGAGCGACCAAGGGACGGAGCGCACCGCAGGCCTTCTGGAAGACACCGCTCGTCCGCTGAGCACCGAACTGCCTGCGGTAAGGCACGACGACTGCGTCGGCCGCCAGAAAGTAGTACGGAACGTCTTCCTGCGGGACGAACTCGATATCCGTCCAGAGACTAACCTGTGGAGGCAGTTCGACCGCGGTCAAGTCGGATTTATCCATGTCGTCCGGAGGCCCGGCGATGACCATCTGGAAGGCCGGACCGTCGTATCGACGAAGTGCTTCGAGTAGCAATTCGATTCCCTTGTCGTCTCGAAGTTGACCGAAGTAGAGCGCAATCGGTTCGTCGTCCGGCAGGCCGAGCCGTGATCGGGCGTCCAGTCGAGACGAATCCCACTCGAACCACGGCTCGAGTGGGTCGGGTATCTCCGAGATCGGCACGTCGAACCCGAATGTCTCCACGAACCGCTTCGCCTCTGGGGAGTGAACGAGAACGCTGTCCAACCGACCAGTTCGCAGACAACCGTACAGTCCGACGGTCCGGGCCACCAGCGAGGGAACGCGCTCGATGGCCCACGACGGAAGGCGTCGGAAGGCTTCGGCGTGACAATCACCGAGAATCGGTACGCCAAGAAGCGACCGAAACGGGGCTGTGAGGTGAGCATTCCGGAAGAATGCGCCGTTAATCTCGCCAACGACGTCGATTCCCTCGTGTCGCTCGCTCCGATAGATGGCGTCTGTCACGTCGTCAATTTGGAGAAAATAAAGTACGTCAGCACCGCTTCGCGTGGCGAACTCGGCGGCCTCTTCGACTATCTCGACCGAGTCGGCGTGTTCGGTGACGGCGGTCTCCTCGGCGAGAAACGACGTCTCAACGTCCTCGAAGAACTCACGGTGACGTTCCGTCCGCTTGACACCGAGAAATGAGACCGAGATGCCGAGTTCGTTTAGTTCGGCCGCCATCCGACTCGCGTATTCGAGATGGTGGCCCGATGCATATTGGTCGAACAGGACAACTTCCATTGGTTGCTACCAGCCCCGCAGCCGATGTTGATTCTTTCGATAGTCGAACAGCAGCGGTAGGTCTCTACGACCGCGATACGAGCATCATCCGGTTTGTCGGGGGGACCGACCTGTAGTTACTAATGCGAAAACTCTAAACCCATGACTTCAAGTGAGTATCGTATGGATATCGCAATCATCGGTGGGGCGGGCCACGTCGGACTCCCCATGAGTCTCGTTCTGGGAGACGCTGGACACGACGTGACACTCGTGGACACCGACGAGGAGAAACTTGAAGCGATTTTAGACGCCGAGATGCCGTTCTCCGAACCCGGTGCGAAGGAACTCCTCGCCGAGCAATTGGCTACTGACGGGTTCGACGCGACCACCGATATCGACGGTCTGGATTGCGACGCCTACGTCGTCGTCGTCGGGACGCCCATCGATGAACACAATAATCCGCAAATGGACAATCTACTGGACATCATCCGGAAGCTACGATCTCAGATCGGAGACGGGGAACTCGTCGTCCTCCGCTCGACCGTCTACCCCGGAACGACCGACATCGTTCGGAGTGAACTGGAGAAGGCCGGACACGAAGTCGGTGAAGACGTGTACTTGTCGTTCGCCCCCGAGCGCATCGCCCAGCATAATGCGCTCGAAGAAATTATCGGACTTCCGCAACTCATCGGTGTCTTCGAAGACGAGAGTTACGTCCGGACGCGCGCACTATTCGAGAGTTTCCTCGAAGCAGAATGTCCACGACTCACGCCCACCGAGGCCGAGCTAGGAAAACTCTTTACGAATATGTGGCGGTACCTAACCTTCGCGGCCGCGAACGAGTTCTACCTCATCACCGAGTCGTTTGCGACGAACCACGACGTGAACGTCCATCGAATCCTTGACAAGACCGCTCGTAACTATCCCCGATTCGATGTGCCCTCGCCCGGTGCGAACGTCGGTGGCCCCTGCCTGACGAAAGACGGCTGGTTCCTCGTCGACAACATCCCGTACAACGAACTGGTGACTGCGGCGTTCCAGATCAACGAGGGCATGCCAGCGCAGATAGTGAACAGCATGCTGGAAAAGCACGCAGAACCCGACAAGGTGACGATTCTCGGGATGACATTCAAGCCGAACTCGGACGACACTCGGAACTCGGTCGCGTTCAAACTCGAAAAGCAGTTACAGTACAAGGGTATCAACGACATTGTGAGAATCGAACCGAACAAGGAAGGCTTCGACGACTGGGACGAGGTCAAAGGGAGCGATTGGGTCATCCTGATGACGCCTCACGACGAGTTCGCCGACCTTCAGGAGGTGCATCGACAGGTGGATAACGACGAGTGTACGTACTGCGATATCTGGGGATTCTGGGAGAAGATGCGATACGACTCCGAGAACGGCTTTATGAACGCATTAGAGTTCGATTTCGACGAAGCACAAACGAAGGTGCTATGATGAAAATCACAGTTACCGGAAGTGAAGGATCGCTGATGCAATGGACTATCAAGCATCTCATCGAGGACGGACACGAAGTCCTCGGCGTAGACAACTACAACCGATACGATGATTACGACCACACCCGCGTTGTCGACCAAGACGAATATGAGTTCCACAAAGCCGATCTGACCGACCCGGAGGCGGCACACGAAGTCGTCGAGGACGCCGACTACGTCATCAACGCCGCGGCACTCATCTACGGCGTAAAGGGGTTCCACGAGTACCCAGCCGACATCCTCTCGAATGACGTGACCATCCATCGGAACATTCTAGAAGCGGCCGTGGAGGCCGACGTCGAGCGCGTAGTGTACATCTCGTCCTCGATGGTCTACGAACAGGACGACCCACCCCACCACGAAGACGACGTATGGCAGAACAGAATCCCATCGACCGACTACGGTCTCTCGAAAGTCGTCGGGGAACGATACAGTCGTGCGTTCGAGAAGCAGTACGATTTGGACTACACCATCTGGCGGCCAT is part of the Halorussus salinus genome and harbors:
- a CDS encoding NAD-dependent epimerase/dehydratase family protein, which translates into the protein MKITVTGSEGSLMQWTIKHLIEDGHEVLGVDNYNRYDDYDHTRVVDQDEYEFHKADLTDPEAAHEVVEDADYVINAAALIYGVKGFHEYPADILSNDVTIHRNILEAAVEADVERVVYISSSMVYEQDDPPHHEDDVWQNRIPSTDYGLSKVVGERYSRAFEKQYDLDYTIWRPFNIITPYERAEDEPGMSHVFADFIQKILIDEQNPMEIFGDGEQVRCFTWIDEVAEAIATQSFVDVTQNEVYNLANPEQITMKELARLIFEKGRERGIVDNGHLEFDHVPIYDDDVKKRVPSVEKAEDHFGWAPKTKVEDSLERCIDNTIGE
- a CDS encoding nucleotide sugar dehydrogenase, with protein sequence MDIAIIGGAGHVGLPMSLVLGDAGHDVTLVDTDEEKLEAILDAEMPFSEPGAKELLAEQLATDGFDATTDIDGLDCDAYVVVVGTPIDEHNNPQMDNLLDIIRKLRSQIGDGELVVLRSTVYPGTTDIVRSELEKAGHEVGEDVYLSFAPERIAQHNALEEIIGLPQLIGVFEDESYVRTRALFESFLEAECPRLTPTEAELGKLFTNMWRYLTFAAANEFYLITESFATNHDVNVHRILDKTARNYPRFDVPSPGANVGGPCLTKDGWFLVDNIPYNELVTAAFQINEGMPAQIVNSMLEKHAEPDKVTILGMTFKPNSDDTRNSVAFKLEKQLQYKGINDIVRIEPNKEGFDDWDEVKGSDWVILMTPHDEFADLQEVHRQVDNDECTYCDIWGFWEKMRYDSENGFMNALEFDFDEAQTKVL
- a CDS encoding glycosyltransferase; protein product: MEVVLFDQYASGHHLEYASRMAAELNELGISVSFLGVKRTERHREFFEDVETSFLAEETAVTEHADSVEIVEEAAEFATRSGADVLYFLQIDDVTDAIYRSERHEGIDVVGEINGAFFRNAHLTAPFRSLLGVPILGDCHAEAFRRLPSWAIERVPSLVARTVGLYGCLRTGRLDSVLVHSPEAKRFVETFGFDVPISEIPDPLEPWFEWDSSRLDARSRLGLPDDEPIALYFGQLRDDKGIELLLEALRRYDGPAFQMVIAGPPDDMDKSDLTAVELPPQVSLWTDIEFVPQEDVPYYFLAADAVVVPYRRQFGAQRTSGVFQKACGALRPLVAPNFGTLGRRVTERGFGTIFEAGSPTALAESLAEVARGDTQADVESMRAYANRQTYERAAEMVIQSYEKC